A DNA window from Phaeobacter sp. A36a-5a contains the following coding sequences:
- a CDS encoding mandelate racemase/muconate lactonizing enzyme family protein — MKLQDLDIIVTAPPAPGWGGRYWILVKVTTDTGIIGWGECYAASIGPDAMSHVIRDVFDRHMLGQSPENIEWMFRRAYSSGFTQRPDLSVMGAFSGLEIACWDILGKDRNRPVHALIGGRMNERLRAYTYLYPQPHHDMDAFWNSPELAAESAIAAVENGYTAIKFDPAGPYTMRGGHMPAQSDITKSVAFCRAIREAVGDRADLLFGTHGQFTPAGAIRLGKALEPYSPLWFEEPTPPDLVADMARVAERVRIPVATGERLTTKAEFAAVLRAGAAEILQPALGRAGGIWEVKKIAAIAEVFGAQMAPHLYAGPVEWAANIQLAASIPNLLMIETIETPFHMSLIKQSITIEAGFVIPSDAPGLGIEVDEDLARAHPFEGDDLHLNMQDTPCNYADGNSFVGGAPPKTK, encoded by the coding sequence ATGAAACTGCAAGACCTCGACATCATCGTCACAGCCCCACCCGCGCCCGGCTGGGGAGGGCGCTATTGGATCCTCGTCAAAGTGACCACCGATACCGGCATCATCGGCTGGGGCGAATGCTACGCGGCCTCGATCGGCCCAGACGCGATGAGCCACGTGATCCGTGATGTATTTGACCGCCACATGCTGGGACAATCGCCAGAAAACATCGAATGGATGTTCCGACGGGCGTACTCGTCAGGTTTCACCCAGCGGCCCGACCTCAGCGTCATGGGCGCATTCTCAGGACTGGAAATCGCCTGTTGGGACATTCTCGGAAAGGATCGCAATCGTCCGGTTCACGCACTTATCGGCGGGCGAATGAACGAGCGGCTGCGCGCCTATACTTATCTCTATCCGCAACCCCATCACGACATGGATGCGTTCTGGAACAGCCCCGAGCTGGCAGCTGAATCCGCCATTGCAGCTGTGGAGAACGGATATACAGCGATCAAATTCGACCCCGCCGGTCCCTATACGATGCGCGGCGGGCATATGCCGGCGCAATCTGACATCACGAAATCCGTCGCCTTCTGCCGAGCGATCCGTGAGGCTGTGGGAGATCGTGCCGACCTACTATTCGGAACCCATGGCCAGTTCACGCCCGCCGGCGCCATTCGGTTGGGGAAGGCTCTTGAACCCTATAGCCCCTTATGGTTCGAGGAGCCGACCCCCCCCGATTTGGTCGCGGATATGGCCCGTGTCGCTGAACGGGTGCGCATTCCCGTTGCCACCGGAGAACGACTGACCACCAAGGCTGAGTTTGCCGCTGTGCTGCGCGCTGGCGCGGCCGAAATCCTGCAACCCGCATTGGGGCGGGCAGGTGGCATCTGGGAGGTCAAGAAGATTGCGGCCATCGCCGAGGTTTTTGGTGCCCAAATGGCCCCGCATCTCTACGCCGGTCCGGTGGAATGGGCTGCCAATATCCAGTTGGCAGCGTCGATCCCCAACCTTCTGATGATTGAGACCATTGAAACGCCGTTCCACATGTCGTTGATCAAGCAGAGTATCACGATCGAAGCTGGGTTCGTCATCCCCTCGGACGCCCCCGGCCTTGGTATCGAAGTAGACGAAGATCTCGCCCGCGCCCATCCATTCGAGGGAGACGATTTGCACCTCAATATGCAGGATACCCCCTGCAACTACGCCGATGGTAACAGTTTTGTCGGCGGCGCGCCGCCCAAAACCAAATAA
- a CDS encoding indolepyruvate ferredoxin oxidoreductase family protein — protein MTQLSHDFRSYQLDDRYEMTTGRVFLTGTQALARVMLDQARRDRSAGLNTAGFVSGYRGSPLGGVDLEFWRSRTRMDANNITFMPAVNEDLGATAVLGAQQAILDPHCEVEGVFSMWYGKGPGVDRSGDALKHGNAYGSSEKGGVLVVAGDDHGCVSSSMPHQSDVAFMSWFMPVLNPADVGEFLQFGEYGFALSRYSGTWVGFKAVSETVESARSVDLRPDRAFSYPELPDYPGGLHIRRSDLPSPEIETRIHAKLRAVRAFAEANPIDTRIYDLPEAKFGFVTTGKGHLDLMEALRLLGLDAAACKRLGIDIYKVGMVWPLARTEALRFVKGKQEVLVVEEKRGIIESQFKEYFYDWPGDKPERMVGKHDSQGNPLIPWTGELSPLQLVPIVAERLNRFFPEENLLERADILTAKPPQLLNIPGATRTPYFCSGCPHNTSTKLPEGSKANSGIGCHVMASWMDRDTAGYAQMGGEGVPWTVASKFNGGKHVFQNLGEGTWYHSGSLAIRQAVAAGTNITYKILYNDAVAMTGGQPVDGPVSVSGIAQTCRAEGVDRIALVSDEIGKFSPSDFPAGTSFHDRAEMDTVQRELREIPGVTVLIYEQTCATEKRRRRKRGTMEDPKRFAFINDLVCEGCGDCSVESNCLSVEPKETPFGRKRKINLSSCNKDFSCLNGFCPSFVTVEGATRRKKEIAALDIGTLTAGLPMPALPSLEDPFDLLVTGVGGTGVVTVGALITMAAHLEGKGASVLDFTGFAQKFGTVLGYIRLSNAPDALHQVRIDQSAADAVIGCDVVVSSAPKASAHYREGTKMVLNRAEMPTGDLVLRRDADLMATLREKSIADVIGADNLSGFNANEAAETLLGDAVLANVMMLGFAWQKGLVPVSLVALDQAIVLNGVAIEKNRLALAIGRAFAHDPARLLDLYSEEEARVETLAELIDRRATFLTGYQDVAYAQSYTAQLETLRDALPVDRSEELVKAAARSLFKLMAYKDEFEVARLLSNDRFTHQLETEFEGNFQVNYHLAPPLLSRKTDARGRPRKIQFGGWMRPALRLLAKGRRLRGHRWNPFGHHEEARLHRDLLSWYQGILQQAAVRYTAEDHDKWLSVLTAPMDIRGYGPVRMAAAEKTRADVDKLLTAM, from the coding sequence ATGACCCAGCTCAGCCACGATTTTCGCAGTTACCAGCTGGATGACCGGTATGAGATGACGACGGGCCGCGTCTTTCTGACCGGCACCCAGGCACTGGCGCGCGTGATGCTGGATCAGGCACGGCGCGACAGATCGGCCGGATTGAATACCGCAGGCTTTGTATCCGGCTATCGCGGCTCTCCGCTAGGCGGCGTTGATCTGGAATTCTGGCGCAGCCGCACACGCATGGACGCCAATAACATCACCTTCATGCCCGCCGTGAACGAAGATCTGGGCGCAACCGCCGTCTTGGGCGCGCAGCAGGCCATTCTTGACCCTCACTGCGAGGTCGAGGGCGTGTTCTCCATGTGGTATGGCAAGGGACCGGGGGTCGACAGGTCCGGCGATGCGCTGAAGCACGGCAACGCCTATGGCTCATCCGAGAAGGGCGGCGTTCTGGTCGTTGCAGGCGATGACCATGGTTGCGTCAGCTCCTCAATGCCACATCAGTCCGACGTGGCCTTCATGTCCTGGTTCATGCCGGTCCTGAACCCGGCCGATGTCGGGGAATTCCTGCAGTTTGGCGAATACGGCTTTGCGCTGTCGCGCTATTCGGGCACTTGGGTAGGGTTCAAAGCCGTCTCGGAAACCGTGGAAAGCGCACGCTCCGTGGACCTGCGCCCGGACCGCGCTTTCTCCTACCCCGAACTGCCCGATTATCCAGGCGGGCTGCACATCCGCAGATCAGACCTGCCCTCGCCCGAGATTGAGACCCGGATCCACGCCAAGCTGCGTGCGGTGCGTGCCTTCGCCGAGGCAAATCCGATTGATACGCGGATCTACGATCTGCCGGAGGCAAAATTCGGCTTTGTCACCACGGGCAAGGGACATCTGGACCTGATGGAGGCGCTGCGCCTGCTCGGACTTGATGCGGCCGCCTGCAAACGTCTCGGTATTGATATCTACAAGGTTGGGATGGTTTGGCCCCTAGCCCGCACCGAGGCACTGCGTTTTGTAAAAGGCAAACAGGAAGTTCTGGTAGTCGAGGAAAAACGCGGCATCATCGAGAGCCAGTTCAAGGAATATTTCTACGACTGGCCAGGCGACAAACCGGAACGGATGGTCGGCAAACATGACAGTCAGGGCAACCCGCTGATCCCCTGGACAGGTGAGCTGTCGCCTTTGCAGCTGGTGCCGATCGTGGCGGAACGCCTGAACCGGTTCTTCCCAGAGGAAAACCTGTTGGAGCGGGCAGATATTCTGACCGCCAAGCCCCCTCAGCTGCTGAATATCCCCGGTGCCACCCGCACCCCCTATTTCTGCTCGGGCTGCCCTCATAACACCTCCACTAAACTGCCTGAAGGCAGCAAGGCCAACTCGGGAATTGGCTGCCATGTCATGGCCAGCTGGATGGACCGCGACACCGCCGGTTATGCCCAGATGGGAGGCGAAGGGGTGCCCTGGACAGTTGCCTCGAAATTCAACGGCGGCAAGCATGTGTTCCAGAACCTTGGCGAGGGCACCTGGTATCACTCCGGCTCTCTGGCGATCCGTCAGGCGGTCGCTGCGGGCACAAATATCACTTATAAAATTCTTTATAATGATGCGGTCGCGATGACCGGCGGCCAGCCAGTGGATGGACCGGTCAGTGTCTCAGGCATCGCCCAAACCTGCCGCGCAGAAGGCGTCGACCGGATTGCGCTGGTGTCCGATGAGATCGGCAAGTTCTCCCCCTCCGATTTCCCTGCGGGCACCAGTTTTCACGACCGTGCCGAAATGGACACCGTCCAACGCGAGCTGCGGGAGATCCCCGGCGTTACCGTCTTGATTTACGAACAGACCTGCGCCACCGAAAAACGCCGCCGCCGCAAGCGTGGCACAATGGAGGATCCAAAGCGGTTTGCCTTTATCAATGATCTGGTTTGTGAGGGTTGCGGCGATTGTTCGGTGGAATCCAACTGCCTGAGTGTCGAGCCGAAAGAGACCCCCTTTGGCCGAAAACGCAAGATCAACCTTTCAAGCTGCAACAAGGATTTCTCCTGCCTGAATGGTTTCTGCCCAAGCTTCGTAACCGTGGAAGGTGCAACGCGGCGCAAGAAAGAAATTGCCGCTTTGGACATTGGTACGCTGACCGCTGGCCTACCTATGCCTGCTTTGCCATCGCTGGAGGATCCATTCGATCTTCTGGTGACCGGTGTCGGCGGTACGGGCGTCGTCACGGTAGGTGCTCTGATCACTATGGCCGCGCATCTGGAAGGGAAAGGCGCCAGCGTCCTGGACTTTACCGGCTTCGCACAGAAGTTCGGCACCGTACTCGGCTACATCCGCCTTTCAAATGCACCGGACGCGCTGCATCAGGTGCGTATCGACCAAAGTGCGGCAGATGCGGTAATCGGTTGCGACGTGGTAGTCAGTTCCGCTCCGAAAGCGTCAGCCCACTATCGCGAGGGCACGAAAATGGTGCTGAACCGCGCCGAAATGCCCACAGGCGATCTGGTCCTGCGCCGTGATGCCGACTTGATGGCCACTCTGCGCGAAAAATCCATCGCCGATGTTATCGGTGCCGACAACCTGTCGGGCTTCAACGCGAATGAAGCGGCAGAAACTCTGCTTGGCGATGCCGTTCTGGCCAATGTCATGATGCTGGGCTTTGCTTGGCAAAAGGGACTGGTTCCGGTCAGCCTCGTCGCCCTTGATCAGGCTATTGTCTTGAACGGTGTTGCGATCGAGAAGAACCGCCTGGCCCTGGCCATCGGGCGGGCCTTCGCCCATGATCCGGCGCGCCTGTTAGATCTCTACTCCGAAGAGGAGGCGCGCGTAGAAACCCTGGCCGAGCTGATTGACCGCCGCGCCACGTTTCTGACCGGCTATCAGGATGTTGCCTATGCACAATCTTATACTGCCCAGCTGGAAACCCTGCGCGATGCCCTTCCTGTGGATCGGTCTGAAGAGCTGGTCAAGGCGGCCGCAAGATCGCTGTTCAAACTGATGGCCTACAAGGACGAATTCGAAGTGGCCCGCCTTCTGAGCAACGATCGTTTTACGCATCAGCTCGAAACCGAATTTGAGGGCAACTTTCAGGTGAACTATCACCTTGCCCCGCCGCTCCTCAGCCGCAAAACCGATGCGCGGGGCCGCCCCCGCAAAATCCAGTTCGGCGGCTGGATGCGTCCGGCGCTCCGCCTTCTGGCGAAGGGACGCCGCCTGAGAGGCCATCGCTGGAACCCCTTCGGTCATCACGAAGAGGCACGTCTGCACCGTGATCTGCTCAGCTGGTATCAGGGCATCCTCCAGCAGGCCGCCGTACGCTATACAGCAGAGGATCACGACAAATGGCTGTCCGTGCTGACTGCACCGATGGATATCCGTGGATACGGACCGGTGCGCATGGCCGCCGCCGAAAAGACCAGGGCCGACGTCGACAAGCTGCTCACTGCGATGTGA
- a CDS encoding glutathione S-transferase family protein — MIFYDCSTAPNPRRARMFIAEKGLEIETRDISIAKGEQLSEAFRAVNPQATLPVLVTDDGLTLTENLGIAAYLEALHPEPPLTGRTPAEKGQVLMWHAIVEAQGGLPIAEALRNSHPSFAHRAIPGPEDHAQIPELAERGLARTARFFDLLEARLQQSVFVALDDLTLADIAAFVFVDFARVIKMRIPADNTATRAWYDRIAERPSARL, encoded by the coding sequence ATGATATTTTACGATTGCAGCACCGCCCCCAACCCCAGACGAGCGCGGATGTTCATCGCAGAAAAGGGGCTGGAGATCGAGACGCGCGACATTTCGATTGCAAAGGGCGAACAATTGTCTGAGGCGTTTCGGGCGGTCAATCCGCAGGCGACGCTGCCGGTTCTGGTGACGGATGACGGGCTGACCTTGACTGAGAACCTGGGGATTGCGGCCTATCTGGAGGCGCTCCACCCGGAACCGCCATTGACGGGGCGCACTCCGGCGGAAAAAGGGCAAGTCCTGATGTGGCATGCGATAGTAGAGGCGCAGGGCGGACTGCCGATCGCCGAAGCGCTGCGAAACAGCCACCCGTCCTTTGCCCACCGGGCCATTCCTGGCCCCGAAGATCATGCTCAGATTCCAGAGTTGGCAGAACGAGGTCTTGCCCGAACTGCGCGGTTTTTCGATCTGCTGGAGGCGCGCTTGCAGCAAAGCGTCTTTGTCGCTTTGGACGATCTGACCCTGGCCGACATTGCCGCCTTTGTTTTTGTCGACTTCGCCCGGGTCATTAAGATGCGTATCCCGGCAGACAATACTGCGACCCGCGCGTGGTACGATAGGATCGCCGAGCGCCCAAGCGCCCGATTGTGA
- a CDS encoding DUF3307 domain-containing protein, which translates to MTDHLASLLGLLCLLQIKHMFADFYLQTPKMLSGRGEYLHAGRAQHAGVHVMGSIIAFVIMGAPVGFILIICALEWVAHFNIDYCKACYSKRKELAPNMAVYWRAMGTDQALHQLTYLAMAAAWAHVSFG; encoded by the coding sequence TTGACAGACCACCTCGCATCCCTTTTGGGATTGCTTTGCCTGCTTCAGATCAAACACATGTTTGCGGATTTCTACCTGCAAACACCCAAGATGCTCTCGGGTCGTGGTGAATATCTGCATGCCGGACGGGCACAACATGCGGGGGTGCATGTGATGGGATCCATTATTGCCTTTGTTATCATGGGGGCTCCGGTTGGCTTCATCTTGATCATCTGCGCGCTGGAATGGGTGGCACATTTCAACATCGACTATTGCAAGGCCTGCTATTCCAAACGCAAGGAACTGGCACCGAATATGGCTGTCTACTGGCGCGCGATGGGCACCGACCAGGCCTTACACCAACTCACCTATCTTGCGATGGCAGCTGCCTGGGCGCATGTCAGTTTCGGCTGA
- a CDS encoding class I SAM-dependent methyltransferase, which yields MNAQNTTTRLDLFIDRMVSQRACLDAAIAQTAGRTEPVFELGLGNGRTFHHMRERIRDRDVYVFERAVASHPDSTPAEHLTILGDVRETLPAAADRFSGGASLIHADLGGHDREKNDAFARMISPLVEPLLAVGGLMVSSDRMYFDALVEQPLPAGAVPGRCFIYCRVS from the coding sequence ATGAACGCGCAGAATACCACCACACGGCTTGATCTGTTTATCGACCGGATGGTGTCGCAGCGGGCCTGTCTGGATGCGGCTATTGCGCAGACCGCGGGCCGGACAGAGCCGGTGTTTGAACTGGGGTTAGGCAATGGCCGTACCTTTCACCACATGCGCGAACGCATTCGTGATCGTGACGTCTATGTGTTCGAGCGCGCCGTCGCCTCGCATCCTGACAGCACGCCAGCGGAACATCTGACCATCCTTGGTGACGTTCGTGAAACACTGCCTGCAGCCGCAGACCGGTTTTCGGGAGGCGCCAGCCTGATCCACGCCGACCTGGGCGGGCATGACCGCGAAAAGAACGACGCCTTCGCGAGGATGATCTCGCCTCTGGTCGAGCCGCTTCTGGCGGTGGGCGGCCTTATGGTGTCCTCAGACCGGATGTATTTCGACGCGCTGGTGGAACAGCCTTTGCCAGCGGGGGCGGTTCCGGGGCGGTGTTTCATCTATTGCCGTGTGAGCTGA
- a CDS encoding Lrp/AsnC family transcriptional regulator: MDDDLTLDDRDRRILTLLQQDARMSNADLAEAVGMSASALWRRVRALEEAGVIERYGAVVNAAAMGLGFHAIVHVQLTRHDREKLADFIKAVETSRLVQECYATTGQSDYHLRVLAPDLDAYNRFLEEFLFRLPAVASAQTNVVLRTIKRDEPVTR, from the coding sequence ATGGATGATGATCTCACCCTTGATGATCGGGACCGTCGGATCCTGACGCTGCTGCAACAGGATGCGCGGATGTCGAATGCGGATCTGGCAGAGGCGGTGGGGATGTCAGCTTCGGCGTTGTGGCGGCGGGTGCGCGCACTGGAGGAGGCGGGTGTCATTGAGCGCTATGGCGCGGTGGTGAACGCGGCGGCTATGGGGCTGGGATTTCACGCGATTGTCCATGTGCAGCTGACCCGTCACGACCGCGAAAAGCTGGCGGACTTCATCAAGGCGGTTGAGACCAGCCGTCTGGTTCAGGAATGCTATGCGACCACGGGGCAGTCGGATTACCACCTGCGGGTATTGGCGCCTGATCTTGACGCCTACAATCGGTTTCTTGAGGAGTTTCTGTTCCGCCTGCCTGCGGTTGCCAGTGCGCAAACAAACGTGGTGCTGCGGACCATCAAGCGCGACGAACCTGTCACGCGCTGA
- a CDS encoding TetR/AcrR family transcriptional regulator, with translation MAEKPILHRDDPEAIPLVGNVKVTRADWLNVAMDVLITDGVEQVKVLALAERMGVSRSSFYWYFKSRQDLLDALLTNWEQTNTVGLMGQAEAAAETITAAVLNVFRCTANPQLFNTALDFAIRDWARRSGHVRNILDMSDARRIDALTSMFRRYDYPERDAETRAKVLYYMQLGYDMAGLNEPYEQRLSMTGAYLEVFTGQSASPAELAEFAEYAKQYWRP, from the coding sequence ATGGCTGAAAAACCGATCCTGCACCGCGATGATCCCGAAGCCATCCCATTGGTTGGCAACGTCAAGGTCACGCGTGCAGATTGGCTGAATGTGGCGATGGATGTGCTGATTACCGACGGGGTCGAGCAGGTCAAGGTGCTTGCGCTCGCGGAACGCATGGGGGTTTCTCGGTCTTCGTTCTATTGGTATTTCAAGTCACGGCAGGATCTGTTGGACGCGCTGCTGACCAATTGGGAACAGACCAATACGGTTGGCCTGATGGGGCAGGCTGAAGCTGCGGCAGAGACCATTACCGCCGCTGTCCTGAATGTGTTTCGCTGTACGGCGAACCCGCAGTTGTTCAACACGGCTCTTGACTTCGCGATACGGGACTGGGCGCGCAGATCCGGCCATGTGCGCAATATTCTGGACATGTCGGATGCCCGCAGGATCGATGCGTTGACCTCGATGTTTCGGCGCTATGATTACCCTGAACGCGATGCAGAAACGCGGGCCAAAGTGCTCTATTACATGCAGCTGGGCTACGACATGGCGGGCCTTAATGAGCCGTACGAGCAGCGGCTCAGCATGACGGGGGCTTATCTGGAGGTCTTTACCGGCCAGTCGGCCAGCCCCGCAGAGCTGGCCGAATTTGCGGAATACGCCAAACAGTACTGGCGCCCCTAA
- a CDS encoding ABC transporter transmembrane domain-containing protein, with protein sequence MVLLVVTACLFPLLYLTLELPKRIINDAIGAQSSTIDLLGYELNQLHYLWLLCGGFLLAVLAHGLLKMRINTMKGVLAERMLRRFRYRLISRVVRFPQPYFERVSQGELVSMITSESEPMGGLMGDAVSQPVLQAGQMLTILYFLFMQSVWFGLAAVALIPLQGWLIPMLQRQINLLNKKRIHQIRALASEIGESAAGASTLRLNGGWRYRMAVITDRLGWLYDIRFAIYQKKFFMKFLNNFITQLTPFLFYAVGGYLVLEGKVSLGALVAALAAYKDLASPWKELLAYYNQTQDMALRWDVILERFDPPGMVDEALMTGAPEDLKRLRGDIVVEGVNVRDADGNLVLEDLNARFPAGKVIGVAAPSEEDRRALAGLLTRELLPSAGKVCIDDQNMREIHQAVIAARIGHATSRPVLFQGSFGDNVMMPIRQRPLGTAQDLRRYDVAQRAGNSPDPLDASWLDPSLAGFSSEAELRDWWLRLVSGIGSDTALFRRGVEQRFDAKSHSELALQLVELRPKVQQAVTKAGLEQYVHFLASDRYNPALPVAENLLYATTQARITEDVLRQQSDFLDQLRALDLDVDLVALSRDVVEMLRQIFGIDGTDHPLFRKLGLEASAYEGALALVDKTRNDGVSTLSHEELARLLIVPFSISAEQIGAAFSDEIEERILAFRQSHSKQLTATLGDIFEPLDEAAFAPGLTVLENALFGKISDSAGGRAEEVQKLVSEVLVENGVRDRVVELIFDLPIAIGGQGLAASFAEPLAFSRASIKRPDILILDAAMASYDLDTRIAIHKNLRHLLPETTLIYLGSSFESPDVFDSYYELRQGRLVSDTPAADAVSDGAGSADLARKLRALEQTELFSELNRRQLRLLAFGARWYTAKAGDTVFLKDDEASDGAYMILEGEAGLYLPQEGDDSRLVAKVGAGRLVGELGLIRKEPRALSMIAESELTCLRIGEEEFLAVVENDAATAFKLLQVVAGYVSS encoded by the coding sequence CTGGTTCTGTTGGTGGTCACGGCCTGCCTGTTTCCACTTCTCTATCTCACTCTGGAACTGCCAAAACGCATCATCAACGATGCTATCGGGGCGCAGAGCTCCACAATTGACCTGCTTGGGTACGAGTTGAACCAGCTGCATTATCTCTGGCTTCTCTGCGGTGGATTTCTTCTGGCGGTTCTCGCGCATGGTCTGCTGAAAATGCGCATCAACACGATGAAGGGGGTTCTGGCCGAGCGGATGCTGCGGCGGTTTCGCTATCGGTTGATCTCGCGTGTTGTGCGATTCCCACAGCCGTATTTCGAGCGGGTAAGCCAGGGCGAACTGGTGTCTATGATCACCTCGGAAAGTGAGCCGATGGGGGGGTTGATGGGGGATGCGGTCAGCCAGCCGGTGCTACAGGCCGGTCAGATGCTGACGATCCTCTATTTTCTGTTCATGCAGAGTGTCTGGTTCGGTCTGGCGGCGGTTGCGCTAATTCCCTTGCAGGGCTGGTTGATCCCGATGTTGCAGCGGCAAATCAACCTGTTGAACAAGAAGCGTATTCATCAGATCCGCGCTTTGGCCTCCGAGATCGGCGAAAGCGCTGCTGGCGCATCTACCCTACGTCTGAACGGCGGTTGGCGTTACCGGATGGCTGTCATCACGGATCGGCTCGGATGGCTCTATGACATCCGGTTTGCGATCTATCAGAAAAAATTCTTCATGAAGTTTCTCAACAACTTCATTACCCAGCTGACACCGTTTCTGTTCTATGCAGTTGGCGGCTATCTGGTGCTTGAAGGCAAGGTCTCGCTCGGTGCACTGGTTGCAGCCCTTGCCGCCTACAAGGACTTGGCATCGCCCTGGAAGGAACTTCTGGCCTATTACAACCAGACGCAGGATATGGCGTTGCGCTGGGATGTGATCCTGGAGCGATTTGACCCGCCCGGCATGGTCGATGAGGCCTTGATGACGGGCGCGCCCGAGGATTTGAAACGGCTTCGGGGCGATATCGTCGTGGAGGGGGTCAACGTCCGCGATGCGGATGGCAATCTTGTTCTGGAAGATCTCAATGCCCGCTTCCCGGCAGGCAAGGTGATCGGGGTTGCCGCGCCTTCGGAGGAGGATCGCCGTGCGTTGGCGGGATTGTTGACCCGCGAATTGCTGCCTTCGGCGGGCAAGGTCTGTATCGATGACCAGAACATGCGTGAAATTCATCAGGCGGTGATCGCTGCCCGCATCGGTCATGCCACGTCCCGCCCGGTGCTGTTTCAAGGCTCTTTTGGCGACAATGTGATGATGCCGATCAGGCAGCGGCCGCTTGGTACTGCGCAGGACCTGCGGCGCTATGATGTGGCGCAGCGTGCGGGTAACAGCCCAGATCCACTGGACGCCTCCTGGCTGGACCCGAGCCTGGCCGGGTTCTCCAGCGAGGCGGAGCTGCGCGACTGGTGGTTGCGGTTGGTGTCGGGGATCGGGTCCGATACCGCCCTGTTCCGTCGTGGCGTCGAACAGCGTTTTGATGCCAAGAGTCATTCAGAATTGGCGCTTCAGCTGGTCGAACTGCGGCCAAAGGTGCAGCAGGCGGTTACCAAGGCGGGCCTGGAACAATACGTGCACTTTCTGGCGTCAGATCGGTACAATCCGGCCCTGCCGGTGGCGGAGAACCTTCTCTATGCAACCACGCAAGCGCGGATCACCGAAGACGTCCTGAGGCAACAGAGTGATTTTCTGGATCAACTCAGGGCACTCGATCTTGACGTCGATCTCGTCGCGCTCAGCCGTGACGTGGTGGAAATGCTGCGGCAGATCTTTGGCATTGACGGTACCGATCATCCGCTCTTCCGCAAGCTTGGGCTGGAGGCTTCGGCCTATGAGGGGGCGCTGGCTCTGGTCGACAAGACCCGGAACGATGGCGTCTCTACGCTGAGCCATGAAGAACTTGCGCGGTTACTTATCGTGCCTTTCAGCATCTCTGCCGAGCAAATCGGTGCTGCGTTCAGCGATGAGATAGAAGAGCGCATTCTTGCGTTCCGCCAAAGCCACTCCAAGCAATTGACGGCTACGCTGGGTGATATTTTCGAGCCGCTTGATGAGGCGGCCTTTGCTCCGGGTCTGACGGTGCTCGAGAATGCCCTGTTCGGCAAGATCTCCGATAGCGCCGGCGGGCGAGCCGAGGAAGTGCAGAAGCTGGTCTCAGAGGTTCTTGTCGAGAACGGCGTGCGTGATCGGGTTGTTGAGCTGATTTTTGATCTGCCGATTGCGATAGGCGGGCAGGGGCTTGCAGCCAGCTTTGCCGAGCCGCTTGCCTTCTCGCGCGCTTCGATCAAGCGCCCGGATATCCTGATCCTAGACGCTGCAATGGCGAGCTACGATCTGGATACACGCATCGCCATTCACAAGAACCTGCGCCATCTTTTGCCAGAGACGACGCTGATCTATCTGGGCAGCAGTTTTGAAAGCCCGGATGTCTTCGACAGTTATTATGAGCTTCGCCAGGGCCGGTTGGTGAGTGACACCCCCGCTGCGGATGCGGTCAGTGATGGTGCGGGCAGTGCTGATCTTGCACGGAAACTACGGGCGCTTGAGCAAACGGAGCTGTTCTCCGAGCTCAACCGTCGCCAGCTCCGGCTTCTTGCCTTTGGGGCGCGCTGGTATACCGCCAAGGCTGGTGACACGGTGTTTCTCAAGGACGATGAAGCGAGTGACGGCGCTTATATGATTCTGGAGGGCGAAGCGGGCCTATATCTGCCGCAGGAAGGTGATGACAGCCGTCTCGTAGCCAAGGTCGGTGCCGGTCGCCTGGTTGGCGAACTGGGATTGATCCGGAAGGAACCCAGGGCGCTGAGCATGATTGCCGAAAGCGAGCTGACGTGTTTGCGGATCGGTGAGGAGGAGTTCCTCGCAGTTGTCGAAAACGATGCCGCCACGGCTTTCAAACTGTTGCAGGTGGTTGCTGGCTACGTGTCGAGCTAG